From Pseudoalteromonas viridis, the proteins below share one genomic window:
- a CDS encoding DUF2256 domain-containing protein, with product MKKSQLPQKTCPVCLRPFSWRKKWQRDWPNVKYCSKRCAGNKSTQREPHE from the coding sequence ATGAAGAAATCACAGTTACCGCAAAAAACCTGTCCGGTCTGCTTGCGTCCTTTTTCCTGGCGCAAGAAATGGCAACGGGACTGGCCCAATGTTAAGTACTGCTCCAAACGCTGTGCAGGCAACAAGTCAACACAAAGAGAACCTCATGAGTAA
- a CDS encoding DUF6768 family protein has product MNLDKEISKALQQEQAEMAPILAEEKGLFTMLGNVYQGNTRFWVILASISALLITLGFVYSGYRFYIATSVMDQVFWAVWFIAGLMIQIATKLWIFMEMNRQSVLREINALAMRLSK; this is encoded by the coding sequence ATGAATTTAGACAAAGAGATCAGTAAAGCATTACAGCAAGAGCAAGCAGAGATGGCCCCGATCCTCGCTGAGGAAAAAGGCCTGTTCACTATGTTGGGCAACGTATATCAGGGCAATACCCGCTTTTGGGTGATTCTGGCCTCGATCAGCGCCCTGTTGATCACCTTAGGTTTTGTGTACAGCGGTTATCGTTTTTATATTGCCACATCGGTGATGGATCAGGTCTTTTGGGCGGTGTGGTTTATCGCCGGGTTAATGATACAAATAGCCACCAAGCTTTGGATCTTTATGGAAATGAATCGCCAGAGTGTCCTTCGGGAGATCAATGCTCTGGCGATGCGATTGAGTAAATAA
- a CDS encoding cryptochrome/deoxyribodipyrimidine photo-lyase family protein, with protein sequence MSVALVWLKRDLRLSDHEPLCRAVASGHPVLLLYCFEPMLLEDPHYSPRHWQFVLQSLQDIQARVPHPALWVCEQNALQTLKQIHADHPIAGLYSHQEIGLANTFERDKVVAAWCREEGIDWLESRSGAVQRGLRQRQSWDKQWQKTMRAICATPDLSQVNWFTAGKPIGQLSDIQQRFSAPPGNFQSGGELQAQRVLDEFYQGRGKGYSYSLSSPLLSQQACSRMSAYLAWGNISLRQVYQSVLAHWQMIGWRRTLVAFSSRLHWHCHFIQKFESECEMQFRHINRGYEQLPRCTGDAAQRRLHAWETGNTGIPMVDACMKCLLETGYINFRMRAMLVSFLCHHLELDWRAGVAHLARLFLDFEPGIHYSQFQMQAGVTGINTIRIYNPVKQGEEKDPDGEFVKTWLPVLRDIPPPLVHQPWALSPMEQLMYGIELGKDYPEPIVDLKLSYKAAQELLWQWRKKPQVKKEAQRILKRHVRPS encoded by the coding sequence ATGAGTGTGGCGCTGGTCTGGCTTAAGCGAGATTTAAGGTTGTCTGATCACGAGCCTTTGTGCCGGGCAGTGGCCAGTGGTCACCCTGTGTTGCTGTTATACTGCTTTGAGCCCATGCTGCTGGAAGATCCGCATTATTCGCCGCGTCACTGGCAGTTTGTTTTACAGTCGCTGCAGGACATTCAGGCACGTGTGCCACACCCGGCATTGTGGGTGTGTGAGCAAAATGCACTGCAAACCCTTAAGCAGATCCATGCTGATCACCCGATTGCGGGGCTTTATTCGCATCAGGAAATTGGCCTGGCGAATACATTTGAGCGGGATAAGGTCGTTGCTGCCTGGTGCCGCGAAGAGGGGATCGACTGGCTAGAGTCGCGCAGTGGTGCGGTCCAGCGTGGCTTAAGGCAAAGGCAAAGCTGGGATAAACAATGGCAAAAAACCATGCGCGCAATTTGCGCCACACCCGACCTGTCGCAGGTTAACTGGTTTACGGCGGGGAAGCCCATTGGTCAGCTTAGCGACATTCAGCAACGCTTTAGTGCACCGCCGGGGAATTTTCAGTCGGGCGGTGAGTTGCAGGCGCAGCGGGTTCTGGACGAGTTTTATCAGGGGCGGGGCAAAGGCTATTCATACAGTCTCTCAAGTCCCTTATTGAGTCAGCAGGCCTGCTCACGCATGTCTGCTTATCTGGCATGGGGTAACATCAGTTTGCGTCAGGTGTACCAGAGTGTGCTGGCCCACTGGCAAATGATAGGGTGGCGTCGCACTCTGGTGGCCTTTTCTTCCAGACTACACTGGCATTGTCACTTTATTCAGAAGTTTGAAAGCGAATGCGAGATGCAGTTCAGGCACATTAACCGGGGCTATGAGCAGCTGCCGCGCTGCACTGGCGATGCGGCGCAGCGCAGGTTACATGCCTGGGAAACGGGCAACACCGGGATCCCAATGGTAGATGCCTGCATGAAGTGCCTGCTCGAAACCGGTTATATCAACTTTCGTATGCGCGCTATGCTGGTGAGCTTTCTATGTCACCACCTTGAGCTTGACTGGCGCGCCGGGGTTGCGCATTTGGCTCGCCTGTTTCTGGATTTCGAGCCTGGCATTCATTACAGCCAGTTTCAAATGCAGGCAGGCGTGACGGGCATTAACACCATTCGTATTTACAACCCTGTTAAGCAGGGGGAAGAAAAAGACCCCGATGGCGAATTTGTGAAAACCTGGCTGCCAGTGCTCAGAGATATTCCTCCGCCGCTGGTTCATCAGCCCTGGGCACTTTCTCCAATGGAGCAGCTGATGTACGGCATTGAACTTGGCAAAGATTACCCAGAGCCGATTGTTGATTTAAAACTAAGCTATAAAGCAGCCCAGGAATTGCTGTGGCAGTGGCGCAAGAAACCTCAGGTAAAGAAAGAGGCGCAGCGGATCTTAAAGCGACACGTACGGCCAAGTTAA
- a CDS encoding RNA polymerase sigma factor yields the protein MEPSKAALLVLSAQQGNRRAFETLCEAFYQPSWRFAMKLSGQRACADDICQDVWTSVAKKLGQLKEPSAFRAWVFRAIYRRFISQKQGESRFEDNQPEHAYETPDLDTSLSILALINQLADDERYCVYLFYLEQMSLRDIANILDVPQGTVKSRLNRARSQLRAMVNEEQAS from the coding sequence ATGGAACCATCAAAGGCCGCATTACTGGTATTGTCTGCCCAACAGGGTAACCGGCGTGCGTTCGAAACCTTATGCGAAGCGTTTTATCAGCCAAGCTGGCGATTTGCAATGAAACTCAGTGGCCAGCGCGCCTGTGCAGATGATATCTGTCAGGATGTCTGGACCAGTGTGGCAAAAAAGCTGGGGCAGCTGAAAGAGCCCAGTGCGTTTCGCGCCTGGGTGTTCAGGGCCATCTATCGACGCTTTATCAGTCAAAAGCAAGGCGAAAGTCGGTTCGAAGACAATCAACCGGAACACGCCTACGAGACACCGGATCTGGATACCTCGCTGAGCATTCTGGCACTGATAAATCAGCTTGCGGACGACGAGCGCTACTGCGTGTATTTATTTTACTTAGAGCAGATGTCGCTCAGAGACATCGCCAACATACTGGATGTCCCCCAGGGCACCGTTAAATCGAGATTAAACCGCGCACGATCCCAATTGCGTGCCATGGTTAACGAGGAGCAAGCATCATGA
- a CDS encoding ABC transporter six-transmembrane domain-containing protein: MNLHNSISFGAIIRTSPVKILLTWTMVILENILLILLPLFIGYAIDGVLEQSLTPLIWFACVLLALVVVSVLRRFYDTRVFGALRVKLAEMLAFRLRAAPVSVKDARLTMSRELVDFLENDLPGVFTAVIQLIATVVILAAFHIYLAFSVVFAAGLMCLIYGLFHDRFTHLNSKLNDQLEQQVWVLSHRPLVAVSEHFERLKRCEIRLSDTEAWVYGLIFLVLFIAVLSNLWMVQLIPDISVGQVFSIVTYSLEFVDTAIMLPITLQTLSRLSEISKRLNQPVDSVTNQEVIHDV; this comes from the coding sequence GTGAACCTCCATAATTCAATTTCTTTTGGTGCGATTATTCGCACCAGCCCAGTTAAAATTCTGCTCACCTGGACTATGGTGATCTTAGAAAATATCTTGCTAATTCTATTACCGTTATTTATTGGTTATGCCATCGACGGTGTACTTGAACAGTCATTGACCCCGTTAATCTGGTTTGCCTGCGTTTTGCTGGCCCTGGTAGTTGTCAGTGTGCTCAGGCGCTTTTACGATACTCGCGTATTCGGCGCACTGAGGGTGAAACTGGCTGAAATGCTGGCCTTTAGACTGCGCGCCGCGCCTGTCTCAGTGAAAGATGCGCGCCTGACGATGTCACGGGAGCTGGTCGACTTTCTCGAAAATGATCTACCAGGGGTGTTTACCGCCGTTATTCAGCTAATTGCCACTGTGGTGATCCTGGCTGCTTTTCATATCTATCTGGCGTTCAGTGTGGTCTTTGCCGCCGGTTTAATGTGTCTGATTTATGGCCTGTTTCATGATCGCTTCACCCACTTAAACAGCAAATTGAATGATCAACTGGAGCAGCAAGTGTGGGTGCTGAGTCATCGGCCACTGGTTGCAGTGAGTGAGCATTTTGAGCGCCTTAAGCGCTGCGAGATCCGCCTGTCAGATACCGAAGCCTGGGTGTATGGTCTGATCTTTTTGGTGCTGTTCATTGCGGTGCTCAGCAATTTATGGATGGTCCAGCTGATCCCCGATATCAGTGTCGGTCAGGTGTTTTCCATCGTGACTTATTCACTGGAATTTGTCGACACAGCCATCATGTTGCCAATCACGTTACAGACGCTGTCGCGCTTAAGCGAAATTAGTAAACGACTGAATCAGCCCGTTGATTCGGTGACGAACCAGGAGGTTATCCATGACGTTTAA
- a CDS encoding flavin reductase family protein: MIKQLNREDIANMQERERARLINSLSGFKSANLVGTQDAQGNPNLAIVSSVFHIGANPPLIGMIIRPDTVPRDTLSNLKATGFYTLNHVNADIWQQAHQTSARYAPGVSEFAQVGLEVQHEAGIAAPYVAQSQLKFALALREVQKLEINGTILVIGEVMDIQLPQQSIKADGYIDIESLNTVAISGLDSYHKTQRLGRLSYAKPEKPPRALSLDGE; the protein is encoded by the coding sequence ATGATCAAACAGCTCAACCGGGAAGACATCGCCAATATGCAGGAGCGGGAAAGAGCACGGCTGATCAACAGCTTGTCGGGGTTCAAAAGTGCTAACCTGGTCGGGACTCAAGATGCGCAGGGCAACCCAAACCTGGCCATTGTCAGCTCGGTGTTTCATATCGGGGCCAATCCGCCGCTGATAGGCATGATCATTCGCCCCGATACTGTGCCAAGAGATACTTTAAGCAATCTTAAAGCCACCGGTTTTTATACGCTGAATCATGTGAATGCGGATATCTGGCAACAAGCGCATCAGACTTCAGCGCGCTATGCGCCCGGCGTCTCAGAATTTGCACAGGTAGGGCTGGAGGTTCAGCATGAAGCGGGTATTGCGGCCCCTTATGTGGCGCAAAGCCAGCTTAAGTTTGCGCTGGCGTTGCGTGAAGTGCAAAAGCTGGAGATCAATGGCACTATTTTGGTGATTGGTGAAGTGATGGACATCCAGCTGCCGCAACAGAGCATTAAAGCCGATGGTTATATCGACATCGAGTCTCTCAACACGGTCGCAATATCCGGGCTCGACAGTTATCATAAAACCCAAAGACTGGGCCGTTTGAGTTATGCAAAGCCTGAAAAGCCGCCCAGAGCGCTGAGTCTGGACGGCGAATAG
- a CDS encoding calcium/sodium antiporter, translating to MMLDLGFILAGIAMLTLGGEALIRGAVAAARRLRVSPLLSGLVIVGFGTSAPELVVSVDAAAQAQPDIAMGNVVGSNIGNILLILGLCALISPMSVQPLILRRDGVIMVLSSVLLAVLIGGQGLSATDSMILLGALASYLGVAYWSEKNHSSPASEVYADEAKEIEVVPDAAWRIILFLVAGLALLLLGSQVLLKGAVGLAQHFAISEAVIGLTLVAVGTSLPELSVSLIAAMRRHADVAIGNVLGSNIFNILGILGVSALLQPLPAHPRVLQFDLWVLLASAFILLFFLFTGRRLSRLEGGVLLSGYIAYLILSFKVFGS from the coding sequence ATGATGCTGGATCTAGGATTCATTTTAGCGGGTATTGCAATGCTGACACTGGGTGGTGAGGCGCTGATCCGCGGTGCGGTGGCAGCGGCGCGGCGGTTGCGCGTTTCTCCTTTGCTCAGTGGCCTGGTGATTGTCGGGTTTGGCACTTCTGCGCCGGAATTGGTGGTCTCGGTGGATGCTGCCGCTCAGGCTCAGCCCGATATCGCTATGGGGAATGTGGTTGGCAGTAATATTGGCAATATCTTGTTGATACTAGGCTTATGTGCCCTGATAAGCCCCATGTCGGTACAGCCGCTGATCCTTAGGCGTGATGGGGTTATCATGGTGCTGAGTTCTGTGTTGCTGGCGGTACTGATAGGTGGTCAGGGGCTTTCGGCTACAGACAGCATGATACTGTTGGGAGCCCTTGCGAGTTATCTGGGCGTTGCTTACTGGAGCGAAAAAAACCATAGTTCTCCTGCTTCTGAAGTGTATGCTGATGAGGCAAAAGAAATTGAAGTCGTGCCAGATGCTGCCTGGCGCATTATCTTGTTTTTGGTCGCCGGTTTGGCGCTGTTATTACTGGGCTCTCAGGTACTGCTAAAAGGGGCGGTGGGCCTGGCTCAGCATTTTGCTATTTCAGAGGCGGTGATCGGCTTAACTTTAGTGGCGGTGGGCACCTCTTTGCCCGAACTGTCCGTCTCTTTGATTGCCGCAATGCGTCGTCATGCCGATGTTGCCATTGGCAATGTACTGGGCAGTAATATTTTTAATATCCTTGGGATCCTCGGTGTTTCTGCTTTACTACAACCACTACCTGCTCACCCTCGCGTATTGCAGTTTGATCTGTGGGTGCTACTTGCCAGTGCGTTTATTTTGTTGTTTTTTCTGTTCACCGGGCGTCGTCTAAGTCGACTGGAAGGCGGCGTATTGCTCAGCGGCTACATAGCTTACCTTATTCTCAGTTTTAAAGTATTTGGCAGCTAG
- a CDS encoding GNAT family N-acetyltransferase — MPAYTISNDPTRLNFDVIYNFISGSYWAKGIPREIMARAIDNSLCFGVYCEGGEQVGFARVITDKATFAYLADVFILDQHRGQGLSKQLVDAVINHPELQGLRRMMLATKDAHGLYAQFGFAAVEDPSILMQICHPDIYLNQQSR, encoded by the coding sequence ATGCCTGCTTATACCATCAGCAACGACCCGACACGGCTCAATTTTGACGTAATTTACAACTTTATCTCTGGCTCTTACTGGGCAAAAGGGATTCCCCGCGAGATTATGGCCAGGGCAATTGACAATTCACTGTGTTTTGGCGTGTACTGCGAGGGGGGAGAGCAGGTGGGGTTCGCCCGTGTGATCACCGACAAAGCCACGTTCGCTTACCTTGCAGATGTATTCATTCTAGACCAGCACAGGGGCCAGGGGTTAAGTAAGCAGCTGGTGGACGCGGTGATAAACCACCCTGAGTTACAAGGCCTGCGCCGAATGATGCTCGCAACTAAGGACGCGCACGGCTTATATGCCCAGTTTGGCTTTGCCGCTGTGGAAGACCCAAGTATCCTAATGCAAATTTGTCATCCGGACATCTATTTAAACCAGCAAAGCCGCTGA
- a CDS encoding LysR family transcriptional regulator — MNIEHLKLFIRIASTHNISQAGQDLGLSAAVASSHINKLETDLGVRLLHRTTRKVALTEEGQAFLPHAEDVLNGIEAARAAIGAGTTKPSGTLRLTMPASFGRMHVLPALPDFFALYPDIKLDLKLSDTIADLVEGGFDLAIRNSALKDSTLVAKRLATDTRLLTAAPDYLALKGQPQSPEDLRSHACITLSGLEHWSFQTPDGVQTIKVQGQLRADNGDAIREACQLGLGITINSRWSAYQALRSGELVEVLADYPLKSDTAIWLVYPSSRLLAPKVRVFIDYLTRYFGDIPYWEK; from the coding sequence ATGAACATTGAACATCTGAAGCTGTTTATCCGCATCGCCTCCACCCACAACATCAGTCAGGCAGGTCAGGATCTGGGGCTGTCAGCCGCGGTCGCGAGCAGTCATATTAATAAACTTGAAACCGACTTGGGCGTAAGACTGCTGCACCGCACCACCCGCAAGGTCGCTCTGACCGAAGAAGGACAGGCGTTTTTGCCTCATGCCGAGGATGTCTTGAATGGCATAGAAGCCGCCCGCGCCGCCATCGGCGCAGGTACCACCAAACCCAGTGGCACACTGAGGCTGACCATGCCCGCCTCCTTTGGCCGTATGCATGTTCTGCCTGCTTTGCCTGACTTTTTTGCGCTTTATCCGGACATTAAGCTCGACCTGAAACTCTCCGACACTATTGCGGATCTGGTTGAAGGCGGGTTTGATCTGGCCATTCGAAATAGTGCGCTGAAAGACTCAACGCTGGTGGCCAAGCGGTTAGCAACAGACACTCGCCTGCTCACTGCGGCACCCGATTATCTGGCCCTTAAAGGACAGCCACAAAGTCCTGAGGATTTGCGCTCTCATGCCTGCATTACGCTTTCTGGGCTGGAACACTGGTCTTTTCAAACCCCGGATGGCGTCCAGACCATTAAAGTTCAGGGCCAGCTGCGCGCCGACAACGGCGATGCCATCAGAGAAGCCTGTCAGCTTGGCCTTGGGATCACCATTAATTCGCGCTGGAGTGCGTATCAGGCATTACGCTCTGGTGAGTTAGTTGAGGTGCTCGCAGACTACCCTTTGAAGTCTGATACCGCCATCTGGCTGGTTTACCCCAGCTCCCGATTACTCGCGCCTAAAGTACGGGTTTTTATTGATTACCTGACCCGCTATTTCGGCGATATCCCTTACTGGGAAAAATAA
- a CDS encoding zinc-dependent alcohol dehydrogenase family protein translates to MKAMVLNQYGDDAEFTITDVAKPSVSAGHVLVQVAASSVNTVDTMIRTLGEALPLSPALPAILGMDFAGTVVEVGEGVTGFAPGDEVYGCAGGLADLQGALAEYMLADARLIARKPRNLSMREAAALPLVGITAYEGLQRGGITAGQQVLVHGGSGGVGHVALQLAKHFGARVYSTGGGEAQLDLIQRLGAEPINYKTESVADYVARHTDGKGFDLIFDSVGGANMANSFEAAALNGHVASTVAMVDLDLSQAHFKGLSLHVVFMLIPMLHNHKREAHHHILNELTNIVEAGELRPVLDEQRFELAQAGQAHARLQSGQAMGKVVIDV, encoded by the coding sequence ATGAAAGCAATGGTTTTGAATCAATATGGCGATGACGCTGAGTTTACTATTACAGACGTGGCTAAACCCAGTGTGAGCGCCGGTCATGTGCTGGTGCAGGTCGCGGCCAGCAGTGTTAACACCGTGGATACTATGATCCGCACCCTGGGTGAGGCGCTGCCCTTGTCACCAGCTTTACCCGCCATTTTGGGGATGGACTTTGCCGGTACCGTGGTTGAGGTAGGCGAAGGCGTAACCGGCTTTGCACCAGGCGATGAAGTTTATGGCTGTGCCGGTGGGCTGGCCGACTTACAAGGTGCGCTGGCGGAATATATGCTGGCCGATGCACGACTGATTGCACGTAAACCGCGTAATCTGAGTATGCGAGAAGCAGCGGCGTTACCCCTGGTTGGGATAACAGCCTATGAAGGGTTACAGCGTGGCGGTATTACAGCCGGCCAACAGGTGTTAGTGCATGGCGGCTCTGGTGGGGTCGGTCATGTGGCATTGCAGTTAGCTAAGCATTTTGGCGCCCGTGTTTATTCTACCGGCGGCGGTGAAGCTCAGCTGGATTTAATTCAGCGTCTGGGCGCCGAACCAATCAACTATAAAACCGAGTCGGTTGCCGACTATGTTGCCAGGCACACCGATGGCAAGGGGTTTGATCTGATCTTTGACTCGGTGGGAGGTGCCAATATGGCAAACTCGTTTGAGGCGGCCGCACTGAACGGCCACGTTGCCTCAACGGTGGCTATGGTGGACCTTGATCTGTCGCAGGCACACTTTAAAGGGTTGTCGCTGCATGTGGTCTTTATGCTGATCCCCATGCTGCATAACCACAAACGTGAAGCGCATCATCACATTCTGAACGAGTTAACCAACATAGTCGAAGCCGGTGAGCTAAGGCCGGTTCTGGATGAACAGCGATTTGAGTTGGCTCAGGCAGGGCAAGCACATGCACGTCTGCAAAGTGGTCAGGCAATGGGCAAAGTCGTGATTGATGTTTAG
- the astB gene encoding N-succinylarginine dihydrolase — MNYYEVNFDGLVGPTHNYAGLSYGNVASKSNANKISNPKQAALQGLEKMWHLVQLGLHQGVVAPNARPDLITLRACGFTGSDSAVISKAAKAQPQLLKACYSASSMWTANAATVSPSCDSADGKLHITPANLNNKLHRAIEAPQTSQILKAMFSDPDFFSHHDALPQHPLYGDEGAANYTRLADSYGHQGLALFVYGEDAHTQVKPQLFPARQTRQASEAVARSHQLDPQHTLFIQQNPEVIDQGVFHNDVIAIGNENVFLFHEQAFYQQQSVIEKIKAGYQGDRPLHLIEVKNADISVEDAVKSYVFNSQLISLPSGGMAVIAPGECQMVGKVEQYLSALCQASNPVSEVIYMDLKQSMQNGGGPACLRLRVALSEQELSAVNQSCLLNERLYDQLRDWINTHYRDRLSEADLADPSLMAESQAALDTLTTILNLGSVYPFQQV, encoded by the coding sequence ATGAACTACTACGAAGTAAATTTTGATGGCCTGGTTGGCCCAACGCACAATTATGCCGGGCTGTCGTATGGTAATGTGGCGTCTAAATCAAATGCCAATAAAATCTCGAACCCAAAACAGGCGGCACTTCAGGGGCTTGAGAAAATGTGGCATCTGGTTCAGCTGGGTCTGCATCAGGGCGTGGTTGCGCCTAATGCCCGGCCGGATTTAATCACGCTCAGGGCTTGCGGCTTCACAGGCTCAGACAGTGCGGTGATCAGCAAAGCGGCAAAAGCCCAGCCTCAGCTTCTTAAGGCGTGTTATTCCGCCTCGTCCATGTGGACCGCGAATGCCGCGACCGTGTCGCCTAGTTGCGATTCAGCCGACGGTAAATTGCATATCACACCAGCCAACCTGAATAACAAGTTGCACCGGGCCATTGAAGCACCTCAGACCAGCCAGATCCTCAAGGCCATGTTCAGTGATCCTGACTTTTTTAGTCATCATGATGCATTGCCACAGCACCCATTGTATGGCGACGAAGGCGCGGCAAACTATACACGTCTGGCGGACAGCTATGGCCATCAAGGTCTGGCATTATTTGTTTATGGCGAGGACGCCCATACTCAGGTTAAGCCGCAATTATTTCCTGCACGCCAGACGCGCCAGGCATCCGAGGCGGTTGCGCGCAGCCACCAGCTGGACCCACAGCACACCTTATTTATTCAGCAAAACCCTGAGGTGATTGATCAGGGCGTATTTCATAATGACGTGATTGCCATTGGCAATGAAAATGTCTTTTTATTCCATGAACAGGCGTTTTATCAGCAGCAAAGCGTGATTGAGAAGATCAAAGCGGGCTATCAGGGCGACCGGCCGCTGCATTTGATTGAGGTAAAAAATGCCGATATCAGTGTTGAAGATGCGGTTAAGAGTTACGTGTTTAACAGCCAGCTGATCAGCCTGCCGTCGGGTGGCATGGCCGTGATTGCGCCGGGCGAATGTCAGATGGTAGGCAAAGTGGAGCAGTATTTATCTGCGCTGTGTCAGGCCAGCAACCCGGTAAGCGAAGTGATCTATATGGATCTTAAACAAAGCATGCAAAATGGTGGCGGGCCGGCCTGCTTACGCTTGAGAGTAGCCTTGTCTGAGCAAGAACTCAGTGCAGTGAATCAGTCGTGTTTACTCAACGAGCGCTTATATGATCAATTACGTGACTGGATAAACACACATTATCGCGACAGGTTGAGCGAAGCCGATCTCGCAGACCCAAGTTTAATGGCAGAGAGTCAGGCGGCTCTGGATACGCTCACGACTATCCTGAATTTGGGGTCGGTTTACCCGTTTCAGCAGGTGTAG
- a CDS encoding cryptochrome/photolyase family protein, whose protein sequence is MSKQLRLILGDQLNAGHTWYKEKSDDVLYVVAELHQEASYTRHHVQKVCAFFAAMQAFAQALESAGHRVLHLTLDDTQDFASLPELLTHLFIEHNISHFAYQLPDEYRLRTQLAEFCESLSVTSSVYDTEHFYLADEQLSRYFKRDKRHRLEHFYRKMRSEFNVLMVDGEPQGGQWNFDSDNRNKLKAADLADIPKPLVFANDVTGILARLERHQIKTIGQADKQLLWPVNRVQAKDLLTFFCQYCLPSFGRFQDAMTGKLIELGEDRGWSLYHSRLSFAINAKILSPKMVVDAAIAAFEQSQGAISLAQIEGFVRQIIGWREFVRGIYWANMPQYAQLNHLQAKRSLPSWFWNGETKMRCLSHAITQSLTYAYAHHIQRLMITGNFCLVAGIDPDEVDDWYLGIYIDAIEWVEMPNTRGMSQFADGGIVGSKAYAASGNYIKKMSDYCGDCAYKVTETVTDSACPLNALYWHFMQQHHALFASNPRTKMVYSNWLKKTDEDKQAVLERARQVLDNIEQL, encoded by the coding sequence ATGAGTAAGCAACTGAGATTAATCCTGGGCGATCAGCTTAATGCTGGTCACACCTGGTACAAAGAAAAATCCGACGATGTACTGTATGTGGTGGCTGAGCTGCATCAGGAAGCCAGTTACACACGGCACCATGTTCAAAAGGTGTGTGCGTTTTTCGCTGCTATGCAAGCCTTTGCGCAGGCGCTTGAGTCGGCCGGGCACCGGGTACTTCACCTGACGCTGGATGATACTCAGGATTTTGCCTCTCTCCCTGAGCTACTGACGCATCTGTTTATCGAGCACAACATCAGTCATTTTGCCTATCAGCTTCCTGACGAATATCGGCTGCGCACGCAACTGGCAGAATTTTGTGAGTCGCTTTCAGTCACATCGAGTGTGTATGACACCGAGCATTTTTATCTCGCCGATGAACAGCTAAGTCGTTATTTCAAGCGCGACAAGCGCCATCGCCTGGAGCACTTTTATCGCAAGATGCGCAGTGAATTTAACGTGTTGATGGTTGATGGTGAACCACAGGGGGGGCAGTGGAACTTTGACAGTGATAACCGCAACAAACTCAAAGCGGCGGATCTTGCCGATATCCCCAAGCCACTGGTGTTCGCTAACGATGTCACTGGCATTTTAGCGCGACTGGAACGTCACCAGATCAAAACCATAGGGCAGGCAGATAAGCAGTTATTGTGGCCGGTTAATCGAGTTCAGGCAAAAGACTTGCTGACGTTTTTTTGCCAATATTGTTTGCCGTCTTTCGGACGATTTCAGGATGCCATGACGGGCAAGCTCATAGAGCTGGGTGAAGACCGTGGCTGGAGCTTGTATCACTCTCGCCTGTCTTTTGCGATTAATGCCAAAATACTCAGTCCGAAAATGGTGGTCGATGCGGCCATTGCGGCCTTCGAGCAGTCTCAGGGTGCTATCAGCCTGGCTCAAATTGAGGGCTTTGTCCGTCAGATCATTGGCTGGCGTGAGTTTGTGCGGGGAATTTATTGGGCCAATATGCCCCAGTATGCACAGCTCAATCATTTGCAGGCCAAGCGCAGCCTGCCATCCTGGTTCTGGAACGGTGAGACCAAAATGCGCTGTCTCAGTCATGCCATCACCCAATCGCTGACCTATGCCTATGCGCATCATATCCAGCGCCTGATGATCACAGGTAACTTCTGTCTGGTGGCTGGCATTGACCCGGATGAGGTCGATGACTGGTATCTGGGCATTTATATCGATGCCATTGAATGGGTTGAAATGCCAAACACCCGGGGCATGAGCCAGTTTGCTGATGGCGGCATTGTTGGCTCTAAGGCCTATGCGGCCAGTGGCAACTACATAAAAAAAATGAGCGACTATTGCGGCGATTGCGCCTACAAGGTGACAGAAACTGTCACTGACTCTGCCTGTCCGCTCAATGCCTTGTACTGGCATTTCATGCAGCAGCACCATGCGCTGTTTGCCAGTAACCCGCGCACCAAAATGGTATACAGCAACTGGCTGAAAAAGACAGACGAAGACAAACAAGCCGTGCTCGAGCGCGCCAGGCAGGTGCTTGATAATATTGAACAGCTATAA